From the Halobacterium zhouii genome, the window GATGTCCATGAGCACCTCCTCGGGTTCGGTGTCCTCCGCCCGCGCGAGTTGCACGACGTACGCCGACACCAGGCCCAGGTGCGGCGTGAAGTCGTCGCGGTCCCGGTGGTCGTTCTGTAGGAACATCTCCGGGCCGTTCGGCCCGTGGTAGAGCAGCGCCATCGGCACGTCGTCGAGCGTCGAGATCGTTTCGATGACCTTCTCCTGGTACTCGGTGAGGTCTGCCATGCGTGGACTGTACACACGCGCCGGGAAGAACCCTATCATTCGACACGCACCTTTTTACTGCGGGGGTTTCCTCGTTCGCGGCGCACAGCGCCGCTCACTGCGGGAACCCCCGTTGTAAAAATCTGCACCAAAAACCTCCCGCGAACGCGCAGCGTTCGCGGTGGGTGTCTCAGTTCTCCGCCTGCAGCGCGACGGACGCCAGCAGCGCCTCCAACTGTACGCGTTCGTTCGCGCCTTCCGCGATGCGGTAGTCGGCTTCGCCGAGGCGTTCGAGCAGGCGGACGGCGTGCTCGTCGTCCACGTCGAAGTTCCACACCGAGCGGTGGACCTGGTCGATGATGTCGCCGCCCGCGAGACCGCGGTTCGTGAGCAGGTCGTCGAGCGCGCTGCGCGCGGCGGTGAAGTCGCCGTCCAGGGCTTCGGTCACCATCCCTTCGATCTCTTCGGGGCGCGCGGTCGCGGTGATGGCGTACACCACCTCTTCGTCGACGGCGTCGCCGGTGGCCGAGGCGGCCTGGAGCGCGTTCAGGGCCTTCCGCATGTCGCCGTCGGCGGCGTAGACGAGCGCGTCGATGCCGTCCTCGGTGTAGTCGAGTCCCTCGTTCTCGGCGATTTCGCGGATGCGCGTGGCGACGTCCTCGTCCGAGATGGGGGAAAAGCGGAACACGGCACACCGGGACTGGATGGGGTCGATGATCTGACTGGAGTAGTTACACGAGAGGATAAAGCGGGTGTTGTTCGTGAACTGCTCCATCGTCCGGCGGAGCGCGGACTGCGCGTCGCTGGTGAGCGCGTCGGCCTCGTCGAGGAAGATGATGCGGTAGGGGTAGCCGCCGAAGGAGGTGCGCGCGAAGTTCTTGATGCGGTCCCGGACCACGTCGATGCCCCGTTCGTCGCTGGCGTTCAACTCGAGGAAGTTGTCCCGCCAGTCGTCGCCG encodes:
- a CDS encoding replication factor C small subunit, with product MTDDAAGRQEIWVEKYRPERLADVIGHPDITDRLESYVARDDLPHLLFAGPAGVGKTASAVSIAKEVYGDDWRDNFLELNASDERGIDVVRDRIKNFARTSFGGYPYRIIFLDEADALTSDAQSALRRTMEQFTNNTRFILSCNYSSQIIDPIQSRCAVFRFSPISDEDVATRIREIAENEGLDYTEDGIDALVYAADGDMRKALNALQAASATGDAVDEEVVYAITATARPEEIEGMVTEALDGDFTAARSALDDLLTNRGLAGGDIIDQVHRSVWNFDVDDEHAVRLLERLGEADYRIAEGANERVQLEALLASVALQAEN